The Microcoleus sp. FACHB-831 genomic interval GTACGGTGATTTTATTACTTAGCTGGTTGCTGAGTTCTTCTAGACCAGCGTTGGTGAGGATGCTGATGAATATAGGGGAATAACCCCAGCCTGCCAAGCGATCGCGCCAGTCGTTCAACTCAATGGCGGACACTAAATCGCTTTTATTCAGGCATAAGCAAACTTCCAACCCAGTGTATTCAGCTTTAACCAGAAATTTCGTTAGCTGGTAGGGTTCTAGGGTTGGTTCTGCTATGGCAAATACGAGGAGAATAGCTTTGGCGTTGGCGATGGGGGGGCGATCTAGTTCGCTGATGCGGGGCAAAACTTCTGAGATCGCTCCTCTTCCCCCAGCCCAGTCGGGTTCTTCTACAAGGACGCGATCGCCCACCATCACTTTCTGACCAATTTTTTTGAGTCGCGTGCGCCTAGTACACAATAAAGACGGTGCAGGCAAATTTTCTACAGCGTCAAACCGCACCTGGTAGTAATTAGCCTGCACAGCCACCACTGTACCCACGAAATTGCCTTCTAGTCTGGCTTCCCCCTCGGCTGCCAGGTTCTGAGTATTGAGCGTTTTTTCTAACTCAGAACTCATAACTTCACGGACGACGCACTTTTAGAGCAAAAAAGCCTGCGCTGTCTTCAGAGGCAATGAATTGCGTCTCTACAATCGGGTAGCCTTCCATTGCTAGGCTGTCAGGAACTTGCTCAATAGGTTCCCCAGGATCTAGCCATACTTCTAACAACGCTCCCGATGCCATTTGCTCCAAACGTAGTTTGGTGCGGACGAAGTTTATTGGGCAAGGCGTCCCCCGCAAGTCTAGCTTTGCGTCTGGATTGGTGGTCACTTGAAGAAGCCTCCTAAGAATCCTTCTATGCCGCCTTTTCCAGTGCGATCGCCCTTAATTTTAGCTAGCTTTTCGAGCAGTTCGCGTTCTTCGGCTGTTATTTTATTCGGGATGTCAATCAAAATTGTAATCAGGTGATCTCCCCGACTAACTGGATTCCCTAGTCTTGGAACCCCGTGATTTTCCAGTGTCAGCACCGTACTTGGTTGCGTTCCGGGTGGGATGGTCATCTCTACCGGGCCGTCTACGGTATTTACTTCTAGACGACACCCTAAAATTGCCTGCAAGTAGCTAATTTTAATTTCAGACAGGATGTTTACTCCATCCCGGTGAAACTCCTGATCTTCCTCGATAAACAAATATACATACAGATCGCCCGGTGGGCCGCTGCGCGTTCCGGCGTCTCCTTCTTTGGAAACCCGCAACCTCGTTCCATTATCTACCCCAGGAGGGATGGTAATTTTAAGTTTTTTGGTCTCTTGTTTGCGCCCGTTGCCACCACACGATTCGCACTTATCTTCAATCACCTGTCCTTCGCCATTACACGTGGGGCAGACGGAAACTTGGGTGAAGCTGCCAAAGGGTGTCCTAGTGGCGCGACGTACTTGACCAGCGCTGTTGCAGGTGGGGCAGGTTTTAGGTCGGCTACCTTGTTTTGCTCCGCTTCCGCTGCACGTAGTACAAGTTTCTAAATGAGGAATGCGTATTTCCTTTTCACCACCAAATACGCCTTCTCTAAATTCCAGCTTTAGGTCTAGGCGCAGGTCGTCACCCCGGACGGGGCCAGTACGTCGTCTTGTGCCAGTCTGGCCCACTCCTGAGCCAGCGAAGCCGCTGAAGAAACTTTCAAAGATATCGGCGAAGCCACCCATGTCGCCAAAATCTTGGTACCCAGCACCTGCACCACTAACACCAGCTTCACCGAAGCGATTGTAGCGATCGCGTGTTTCTGGTTCTGAGAGTACTTCGTAAGCTCGATTGATTTCTTTAAAGCGATCTTCCGCCCCTGCTTCTTTGTTTACGTCCGGGTGATACTTCCGGGCTAGGCGACGATAGGCACGCTTTATTTCCTCTTTGTCTGCATCACGGGAAACACCGAGAATTTCATAGTAGTCGCGAGCCATATTCGGGGCTGGGGGTTAGGGTTTAAGGTTAAGTCAAAAGTCTAAATAAAGATAGAGACAAAGCTGAAAATTTTATAAAAAGGCAAATACAATTTTTTTTTGTATATTGCCTTTTTACTTTTGCCTTTATTAATCAACTGCTTCGTAGTCAGCAGTTACAGTTTCGCCTTCGTCAAAATCCAAATTCAGGTCATCTTCGGGTGCCACTTGAGTTCTCTCACTGACCGTTGGACTAACGGTACTTTCAGACATTTCTCCGAAATACCCAGGATCTGAACTTCTGCTGGCTTGTTGATACACAGCTGCACCAACTGCAAACACGGTCTGTTGAAGGTCATCAAGCTGTTCTTTGACTTGCTCAACACTAACTCCGGGGTTTGCTATCGCGGCTTTGAGATCTACTATCTTCTTATTCGCCTGCGTCTTGAGGTCTTCTCTAATCAATTCCCCATTGTCATTTAATGTCGATTCATAGCTGTAGAACAGACTTTCTGCCTGGTTTTTCAGCTCTACCATTTCTATGCGGCGTCGATCTTCTTCGGCAAATTTTTCTGCCTCTATCCGCATTTTTTCTACTTCCGAGGCACTTAATCCACCTGTATTAGTAATACGGATACTTTGCTCTCTTCCAGTGCCTTTGTCAGAAGCTCCGACTTTTAGAATACCATCGACATCAATTTCAAAGGCTACCTCAATTTGAGGCACTCCTCTGGGGGCTGGAGGAATACCAGCGAGCAGGAATTTACCCAGACTCTTATTGTCTCTGGCCATTGCCCGTTCACCTTGCAAAACGTGGATTTCCACCGATGTTTGCCCGTCCGTAGCGGTCGAAAACACCTGAGATTTGCTGGTGGGAATGGTAGTGTTGCGGTCGATGATTTTTGTGAACACTTCTCCTAGAGTTTCAATCCCTAAGCTAAGTGGTGTCACATCCAATAGCAGCAGATCCTCGACTTCTCCCCCTAACACGCCGCCTTGAATTGCTGCGCCTAGTGCCACAGCTTCATCTGGGTTTACGGAACGATCGGGGGTCTTACCGCCGAAAAACTTTTTAATCGCATCCTGAACAGCTGGGATTCTTGTGGAACCTCCAACTAGCAAAATGCGGTCAATCTCATCCGGTTTGAGATCGCAGTCTTTTAGTGCTTGAGTAACTGGTTCTATCGTGCCTTCTACCAGATGATTTACCAATTCTTCAAACTTAGAGCGCGACAGATCCATTTCCAGGTGTTTTGGTCCTGTTTCGTCGGCAGTGATGAACGGCAAGTTGATGGAGGTGCTTCCCATCGAAGATAGTTCTATCTTGGCTTTTTCAGCTGCCTCTCGCAGGCGCTGGAGAGCCATCTTGTCCGTTCCTAAGTCAAGGCGCTCCTGTTCTTTGAATCGATCGATCATCCAGCGTACAACGCAATTGTCAAAGTCATCTCCGCCTAAGTGGTTGTTGCCAGAGGTTGCTTTGACTTCAAATACACCATCTCCTAGCTGTAGTACGGAAACATCGAATGTTCCGCCGCCCAAGTCAAACACTAGGATGCGCTGCTCTTCGTCCTGCTTGTCTATGCCGTAGGCTAAGGAAGCAGCCGTTGGTTCGTTGATGATCCGTAGAACTTCTAGTCCAGCAATAGTACCAGCGTCTTTGGTGGCTTGCCGTTGAGCATCTGTGAAGTAAGCGGGAACTGTGATTACCGCTTGTTCTACTGGCTCACCCAAAAAATTTTCGGCGTCCTGCTTAAGTTTTTGCAGGATCATCGCTGATATTTCTTGGGGGGTAAAGTTGCGTCCCCGAATTTGGACATCCACGGTGTCATCTCTGCCTTTGATACAGTTGTATGGCACCCGCGTTCGCTCCACTTCGGTATCTTCCCACCGCCTTCCAATGAAGCGCTTAATGCTGTATACCGTATTTTCGGCATTTGTAACTGCCTGCCGCTTCGCGAGCTGACCCACTAAGCGATCGTTAGCTTTGCCAAATCCTACAATACTGGGAGTTGTTCGTCCGCCCTCTGAGTTTGGAATGACAATCGGTTGCCCCCCTTCTAAAACAGCGACGCAACTATTGGTCGTGCCCAGGTCGATCCCAATGACTTTTCCCATAGCTAGCGGCAGTAAATGTGTGCAAGAAACGCTTTATTTTTGTGAAATCTTTGTTTGGGATGACCCCAAATTTCCAGATTTCTATCAACTTTGAAACTATTGCCTTGGCAGGCTCTTAGCAAATCCTGTTGGATTGCTAATTGCTATTTTAGATAGTTAACCATTGCGGGCTAAAGTAATCGGCTACCTACGTCCGCTTAAGTTTCAGTGGTATCTGAAAGATCTTCCTCTGAGGTTATCACGGTGTCTGTAGCCGCAGCAACTTTGACCATTGCGTGGCGCAGTATACGTTCGCCCAAAAAATAGCCCCGCACGAGTTCTTCGATTACGGTACCTTCGGGATGTTCGTTTGTCGGTTCCCGCATTACAGCTTCGTGCAGATTGGGGTCAAATTCTTTTCCTTCAGGACGCATGGGTGATACTCCCAAGCGTTTGAGGCAGTCTACCACTTGTTTGTACACGCTCTGGTAGCTTTTGTGGATGTTCATCTCTGCCTCAGTTTGAGGTTTGATGTGCGATCGCGCCCGCTCAAAATCATCCACTACTGGCAGTAATTTGCTCAGCGTCGTCGCCTTGACCTGAATTTCCAAGTCTTCCTTTTCTTTGGCTGTGCGCTTGCGGAAATTGTCGAAATCTGCTGCCATCCGCATCGACTGGGTTTTGTAAGACTCGCACTGATTGCTGGTTGCTTCCAGTTGCGCTTTTAGAGACTCTATTTCCAGCCTTAACCCTTCTAGTTCGCTTTCGCGAGCTTCTGACTCCAGAGATCCTTCTTCTACCGATTCTGCCAACCAATTTTCCACAGATGCTGCATCTGCCATCGGTTCGTTTGAGATTGTCTTGTTTTCTGAATCAAATTCCAAGTTTAAATCCATGTCTAGAGGTAAGTCTCCCATTACCGGGTCAGATTTCCCCATCCCGATGTCTGACGTTACCTCGGCCTTATCTGAAGTGTTGTTTTGCTGCTTTTCTTCGTCGATCATCGTTTACTTA includes:
- the dnaJ gene encoding molecular chaperone DnaJ is translated as MARDYYEILGVSRDADKEEIKRAYRRLARKYHPDVNKEAGAEDRFKEINRAYEVLSEPETRDRYNRFGEAGVSGAGAGYQDFGDMGGFADIFESFFSGFAGSGVGQTGTRRRTGPVRGDDLRLDLKLEFREGVFGGEKEIRIPHLETCTTCSGSGAKQGSRPKTCPTCNSAGQVRRATRTPFGSFTQVSVCPTCNGEGQVIEDKCESCGGNGRKQETKKLKITIPPGVDNGTRLRVSKEGDAGTRSGPPGDLYVYLFIEEDQEFHRDGVNILSEIKISYLQAILGCRLEVNTVDGPVEMTIPPGTQPSTVLTLENHGVPRLGNPVSRGDHLITILIDIPNKITAEERELLEKLAKIKGDRTGKGGIEGFLGGFFK
- the rsgA gene encoding small ribosomal subunit biogenesis GTPase RsgA, coding for MSSELEKTLNTQNLAAEGEARLEGNFVGTVVAVQANYYQVRFDAVENLPAPSLLCTRRTRLKKIGQKVMVGDRVLVEEPDWAGGRGAISEVLPRISELDRPPIANAKAILLVFAIAEPTLEPYQLTKFLVKAEYTGLEVCLCLNKSDLVSAIELNDWRDRLAGWGYSPIFISILTNAGLEELSNQLSNKITVLAGMSGVGKSSLTNYLIPGTNLRVGEVSGKLSRGRHTTRHVELFELPGGGLLADTPGFNQPDLDCTPQELVDCFPEARQRLETGNCQFNDCLHRDEPNCIVRGDWERYEYYLDLLEEAIALQEQLSKSGDPDSTMKLKSKGKGEAKYEPRLEAKKYRRTSRRSQQKELQDLYKDDTET
- the grpE gene encoding nucleotide exchange factor GrpE, with amino-acid sequence MIDEEKQQNNTSDKAEVTSDIGMGKSDPVMGDLPLDMDLNLEFDSENKTISNEPMADAASVENWLAESVEEGSLESEARESELEGLRLEIESLKAQLEATSNQCESYKTQSMRMAADFDNFRKRTAKEKEDLEIQVKATTLSKLLPVVDDFERARSHIKPQTEAEMNIHKSYQSVYKQVVDCLKRLGVSPMRPEGKEFDPNLHEAVMREPTNEHPEGTVIEELVRGYFLGERILRHAMVKVAAATDTVITSEEDLSDTTET
- a CDS encoding sulfurtransferase TusA family protein, with the protein product MTTNPDAKLDLRGTPCPINFVRTKLRLEQMASGALLEVWLDPGEPIEQVPDSLAMEGYPIVETQFIASEDSAGFFALKVRRP
- the dnaK gene encoding molecular chaperone DnaK — encoded protein: MGKVIGIDLGTTNSCVAVLEGGQPIVIPNSEGGRTTPSIVGFGKANDRLVGQLAKRQAVTNAENTVYSIKRFIGRRWEDTEVERTRVPYNCIKGRDDTVDVQIRGRNFTPQEISAMILQKLKQDAENFLGEPVEQAVITVPAYFTDAQRQATKDAGTIAGLEVLRIINEPTAASLAYGIDKQDEEQRILVFDLGGGTFDVSVLQLGDGVFEVKATSGNNHLGGDDFDNCVVRWMIDRFKEQERLDLGTDKMALQRLREAAEKAKIELSSMGSTSINLPFITADETGPKHLEMDLSRSKFEELVNHLVEGTIEPVTQALKDCDLKPDEIDRILLVGGSTRIPAVQDAIKKFFGGKTPDRSVNPDEAVALGAAIQGGVLGGEVEDLLLLDVTPLSLGIETLGEVFTKIIDRNTTIPTSKSQVFSTATDGQTSVEIHVLQGERAMARDNKSLGKFLLAGIPPAPRGVPQIEVAFEIDVDGILKVGASDKGTGREQSIRITNTGGLSASEVEKMRIEAEKFAEEDRRRIEMVELKNQAESLFYSYESTLNDNGELIREDLKTQANKKIVDLKAAIANPGVSVEQVKEQLDDLQQTVFAVGAAVYQQASRSSDPGYFGEMSESTVSPTVSERTQVAPEDDLNLDFDEGETVTADYEAVD